GCGCTCGCTCAGCGGCACGTCCAGCCAGTCGCGCGCTTCGGCCGGGAAGACGTAGGCGCCCGCGTTCGCGAGGTCCGTCGGCGGGTCGTCGGGCTTCTCGACGATGCCGGTCACTGTCTCGCCATCCGTCGAGAGTACGCCGTAGTTCCGGGGGTCTTCGACACTGTAGGCGGCGATAGCCGGGGCTGCGTCGAACAGCGCCGCGACGCTCGCCTCGTCGTAGAGGTTGTCGCCGTTCAGGACGGCGAAGGGGCCGTCGAGGTACTCGCGAGCCGCCTCGACTGCGTCGGCCGTCCCCTGCTGTTCCTCTTGGACGGCGAACCTGACCGGAACGCCCCGATAAGTGTCGCCGAAGTACGACCGGACGTCGTCGGCCTCGTACCCGACGACGAAGATTAGTTCGTCGGCACCGGCTTCGACCGCCGTGTCCGCCGTGTGGGCGACGAGCGGGCGGTCGGCCACCTGGAGCATCGGCTTCGGCGTCTGTGCGGTCAGCGGCCGCATTCGAGTCCCCTCACCGGCCGCGAGTACGACAGCTTGCATGCACGGGACGTCACACGGCCACGGAAAATACCTACTGCTGTCGGTTGTGCATCGGGGAACCGACAGCGACGCCGCTGGGAACACTATTTCCTGAAAATGTGCTCGGTAGGGGATTTGAACCCCTGTCCTCGGCTGTCTTCCTCGCGGAGGTTGAACCTCCGAGCGAGCCGAAAGGCCAAGATGATTGGCCGGACTACACCAACCGAGCGCAGTCGTGGCTTTCGGGTGCTTCAATTTAACCCCATCGAAATCGGGTGCCCTCGTGGACTCGTCTCACAGTCGCCTAGTTGTCACGAACGCATCCTGAGCGTCCGAACCGACGTGCGAAAATCCGGGAACCAGGCCGTCGGGTCGGCTTACTTCCCCTCGAACTCGGGGTCGCGGTCGGCGGAGAACGCGGTGATACCCTCCATCAGGTCCTCTGTTCCGAAGAGGTGGCCGAAGGCCTGCGATTCGACGGCGAGGCCCGCGTCCTCGTCGTCGCGTCCCGCGTGCATCGCTCGCTTGGTGAAGTCCTGTGCGATGGGCGGCCCGGCGGCCAGCTTCTCGGCCAGGGCGAGTGCCTCGTCGAACAGCTCGTCGTTCCCGACGACGTCGTTGACGAAGCCGTAGTCGGCCATCTCCGCGGCGTCGAAGTGGTCGGCGGTGAAGATTATCTCCTTCGCGCGGCCCTCGCCGACGATGTTCGCGAGCCGCTGGGTGCCGCCCCATCCGGGGAGCAGGCCGAGATTGTGCTCGGGCTGGCCGAAGGTCGAGCGCTCGGAGGCGACCCGGAGGTCGGCTGCCGTCGCCATCTCCATCCCGCCGCCGAGCGTGTAGCCGTCGATGCCGGCGACGACCGGCATCGGGCACTCCTCGAACTTGCCGAACGTCTCCTGGCCGGCCTTCGAGAGTTCGATGCCGTCGAGCGGGTTCGCGTTGCTCGCCGCGGAGACGACGTCGGCGCCCGCCGAGAACGCCTTGTCGCCGGCGCCGGTCACGAGCACCGCCCTGACGTCGTCGTCCTCGCTGAGTTGGTCGATGGCGTCGCCGAGCTCGTCTAACATCTCCGTGCTGACCGTGTTCATCCGGTGTGGTCTGTCGAGTTCGATGTGGCCGACGTGCCCGTCGAGCGTCTCGACGTTGATGGTGTCGTACGTCGCCGCCGCCTCCTCGTCATCGCTGCCGTAGAACCCGCCCGCCTCGGCGGCGTTCCGGAGGCCCTCGCTCGCCTCGAATCGCGGGTCGTCCGTCTCGTCGTGCAGTTCGTCGAGCGTCTCGACCAGCGTCTCCAGACCGGCGGTGTCGGTCATCTTCGCCGGTCCGTCCGGCCAGCCACCGCCGAGCATCACGGCTTCGTCGATGTCCGAGACGGGCGCGACGTCGTTCTCGACGAGTTTCCCCACCTCGTTGGCCAGCAGGGCGAGCAGTCGCGTCTCGATGTCGTCACGAGCGGCGTCGCGCGGAATCTCCACGCCGCCGTCTTCGTAGTCGTAGAACCCTTCGCCGGACTTCTTGCCGAGCTTCTCCTCCTCGACCTTCTGTTCGAGGAGCGGACACGGCGTGTAGGCGTCGCCCAGCACCTCGTGGAGGTACTCCAGCACGTGCAGGCCGACGTCGTTGCCGACCTGGTCGGACAGTTCCAGCGCGCCCATCGGCAGGCCGATTGCGAACTTCGTCGTCGCGTCCACCTCGGCGATGGTCGCCTCGTCGTCGTGAACGAGCCAGCAGGCCTCGTTCATCAGGGGGACGAGGATGCGGTTGACGATGAAGCCGGGCGAGTCTTTGCGGACCCGGACCGGGGACTTGTCGAAGGCCTCGGCGAGTTGCTCGATGGCGTCGAGCGTCTCCTCGCTCGTGTGTGCGCCGGAGATGACCTCGACCAGCGCCATACGCACCGGCGGGTTGAAGAAGTGCATCCCGCAGAACTGCTCGGGGCGGTCGGTCACTTCGGAGAGTTCAGTGATAGAGAGACTGGAGGTGTTGGTCGCGAAGATGGCCTCTGTGGGGGCGTACTCGACGACCTCCTGGTAGACGTCCTTCTTGATCTCCATCTTCTCGGGGACGGCTTCGATGACCACGTCGGCGTCGCCCACGGCCTCCTCGACGTCGACGAGCGGCGTGACCCGGTCCAGCGCCGCGTCGGCGTCCTCCTGGGAGAGCTGGTCTTTCTCCGCGAGCTTGTTCAGCGACCACTCGATGTTGTCGTAGCCGTCCTGGACGAACTCGTCGTTGATGTCCCGCATCCGGACCTCGTATCCGGCGAGGGCGGCCACTTCTGCGATGCCGTGGCCCATGTTCCCCGCGCCGAGTACCGCGATAGTGTCGATGTCCTCGAAATCCATAACGTTCGTCACCAGAGTCGGCCCACGTTTCAACGTTTCTCTCGGGTAGAAACCTCATCTGTGTTTATTTCGTTCGCCAAACAGTTATTGTGGGCTACGATAACAGGTATCGCATGGACTTCGCACTCTCAGACGAACAGCGTCAGGTCCGCGAGGAGGTCCGCCGGTTCGCCGAGAACGAGCTGAAACCGGTCGCGACGGAGTACGACCGTGCGGAGAAATATCCCGGCGAAATCGTCGAGAAGGCCGCCGAGATGGGGTTGACCGGCAGCAACATCCCGCTGGAGTACGGTGGTGCGGGGTACGACACGCTCACGAACGTCATCCTCGCCGAGGAGCTGTTCGCGGCCGACCCTGGCATCGGGCTGTGTATCCAGTCGGCGGCGTTCGGGGCCGACGCTGTCATCGGGTTCGGCACCGACGAGCAGAAAGCGCGGTTCCTCGAACCCGTCGCCACCGGCGAGGCGGTGATGGGCGCAGCGATATCCGAACCTGACAGCGGCTCGGACGTCTCCTCGGTGTCGACCCAGGCTCGCAAGGAAGGCGACGAGTGGGTCATCGACGGGACGAAGATGTGGATAACGAACGGCACCGTCGGCGACTACTTCGTCGTGCTCTGTGAGACCGACCCCGACGCCGAGGGGCGGTACAACGGTTTCTCACAGATCGTCGTCGAATCCGACCGCGACGGCTTCGAGGCCGAGAAGATAACGGGGAAACTGGGCATCCGGGCGTCCGATACGGCCGAACTCCTCCTCGACGAGGTGCGCGTCCCCGAGGAGAACCTCGTCGGGACCCGGGGTGCCGGCTTCCTCCAGTTGATGCAGTTCTTCGACGAGACCCGGACGGGCGTTGCCGCCCAGGGCGTCGGCATCGCCCGCGGGGCCGCCGAGCGCGCCCTGGAGTACGCGAAAGAACGCGAACAGTTCGGCCGTCCCATCACGGAGTTCCAGGCCATCCAGCACAAACTCGCGGAGATGTACACCGAGATAGAGGCCGCCCGCCAGCTCACCTACAAGTCCGCCTGGAGCGTCGACCACTCCGACGACCAGCTCACCCAGCTGGCCTCGATGGCCAAGGAGAAGGCCTCGCGGGTCGCCGTCGAGGTGGCCGACGAGGCGGTCCAGATTCACGGTGGGGCCGGCTACGTCGACGACTTCGACGTCGAACGGTTCTACCGCGACGCGAAGATAACCCAGATATACGAGGGGACCACGGAGATTCAGAAGAACATCATCGCCCGGGAACTCCTCGGGAAGGGGATGGTCTGACCCGCGGCGACACCGCCCGTCGAACCGTCGGGTTTTAATCCGCTGTCGCGCATATCCCGTAATATATGGGTGACTCCCGACGGACCGTCACGTTCGGCCCGCTCGCCGACGACCATCATAGCCGCCCCGCCAGCGCCCGCTGTCGCTGTTGATTCTCTTGGACTCCCCCCGTTCGACCGGACCGTACCCCGACCGCTAGCCGACAAACTCGACCACACACAATGTTCACCACACTCAGAGAAGACGTCCGGACGGCGATGGCGAAAGACCCCGCTGCGGTCAGCGCCCTCGAAGTCGTCCTCACCTACGCCGGCCTCCACGCTGTCTGGCTGTATCGCCTGGCCCACGCGCTGTGGGTCCGTGACCACTCCCTGTCTGCGCGCCTCGTCTCGCACCTCGCACGGTTCCTGACCGGCGTCGAGATACACCCTGGAGCGACTATCGGCGACCGGCTGTTCATCGACCACGGGATGGGCACTGTTATCGGCGAGACGGCGGAACTCGGCGACGACGTGCTGTTGTATCACGGCGTCACGCTGGGTGGCAAGTCGATGCGCCGGGAGAAGCGGCATCCGACGCTCGAAGACGGGGTCACGGTCGGCGCAAGCGCTACGCTCCTCGGGCCGATAACGGTCGGCGAGGACGCCACCGTCGGCGCCGGCGCCGTCGTCGCGGACGACGTTCCTCCAGGGACCACGGTTGTCGGCAACCCCGCACGACCGGTCGGGACCGAGGACGCCGCGAACCAACCGGACCCCGCAGTCGTCGACGGCTGAGCGAGCCGGACAGACAGGTTCTTTCCGCCCGCCGCCCTCACTTAACCCATGAGCGATTCGCCCCACGAGACGCTGCGAGCGGACGACGACCTCGGCCCGCTCGTCGAGGCCCACGGCGAGCTCACGCTCGACCCGGCCGACGACCTCTTCGAGCGCCTGGTCGTCTCCATCCTCCGTCAGCAGGTCTCGATGGCGTCGGCCGCAGCGACCCGCGAACGGCTGTTCGACGCCGTCTCGGTTACGCCCGAGGGAATCCTGGCTGCCGACGACCAGGTCCTCCGGGACGCCGGGCTCTCACGGCAGAAGACCCGGTACGTCAACGAGGTCGCCGAGGCGTTCCAGCGAGCGGGGTACTCGATCGCCTTCTTCGAAGGGATGTCCGACGACGCGGTTCGGGCGGAGCTGACCGGTATCACCGGCGTCGGCGAGTGGACGGCCGACATGCAACTGCTGTTCGCCCTCGGTCGGGAGGACGTCTTCCCGGTGGGCGACCTCGGCATCAGAAAGGGGTTCCGGGCAGTCGTCGGCGACGTCGAGGACCGCGACGCGATGTCGGCGTACGCAGAGAGGTGGGCCCCGTACCGGAGCTACGCGTCGCTGTATCTCTGGCGGGCGACCGAGGACATCGCAGAGAGCGTCGACGAAGTCGACGAGTCGTAGTTACTCCTCGGCGGACTCCTCTTCTTCCTCGGTGTCCGAGTCGGGTTCGCTGTCCGCGCGCTTGTTGACGTCGACCTGGTAGTGCGTGAGGATGTCTCGGCCGAGCAGGAGCGGATAGTCCATGTGCGAGCGGTCCTCGACGCTCGCGGTGACGGTGTGCTGTTCGCCGCCGATACCGACCACGAGGTCGACGACGGGCCGGGAGCGACCGGACTTCAGGCTCCCGGATTTGATGCGGACGATGTCCTTGATGGGGCCGGTCCCGATGTCGGCCGCGAGCTAGGAGTCGATGCTGGTCCGGGTCGCGCCCGTGTCAGACTTCGCGAGGATGGTCTCGGTGCCCCGTGTCCCGGTGACCTGGACCTCCTCGATGTAGCCGATGGTGACGCGCTCGCCCTTGCGCTGGGGCTCTTCGCGCGGCATGCAGTCCGGTCGCGAGTCGTCAAGCACACCGGAGATGCGGTCGACGGCCTCTTCGGGGACGTGACCACCAGCGCGCTCGACGGCGAGTTTCGCGATGTACGGCGCGGGACTGATACCGCTCGCCTCGAACAGGCCGCGGAACCCGGCCGTCGGGTTGACCTCGAGGACGTAGTAGCCGTCCTCGCCCTCGATGATGTCGACGCCGGCGTAGTCGAGACCGACGGCGTCGGCCGCGTTCAGCGCGATTTCACGGACACGGCCCGGGAGTCTGTTGGTCATGTCCTCGACGTCGCCGCCCAGGGCGACGTTGGTCCGCCACTCGCCTTCCGGCGCGTAGCGGTTCATCGCACCGACGATGCGGTCGCCGACGACGTAGACCCGCAGGTCGTGGTGCCGGTCTCCGTCGTGGTCGATGAACTCCTGCAGGAAGGCGTGACGGTTCCCGACCTGCGAGTTGACGGGGTTGTCGAGGTCGACCATCCACGTCCCCCCGCCGTGGGTCCCGATGGCCGTCTTGTACACCGCCTGCTCGCCGAAGCGCTCGCGGGCGGCGTTGAGTTCGCTGTTCGAGAGCGCCAGCACCGCGTCGGGGATGGGGACTCCTGCCTCGACTAGCGCCGTCGCGCTGGCGAACTTGTGGAGCGCTCGCGTCGCGGCGATGGGTTCGTTCAGCATCGGGGCCAG
This DNA window, taken from Haloarcula ordinaria, encodes the following:
- a CDS encoding 3-hydroxyacyl-CoA dehydrogenase/enoyl-CoA hydratase family protein yields the protein MDFEDIDTIAVLGAGNMGHGIAEVAALAGYEVRMRDINDEFVQDGYDNIEWSLNKLAEKDQLSQEDADAALDRVTPLVDVEEAVGDADVVIEAVPEKMEIKKDVYQEVVEYAPTEAIFATNTSSLSITELSEVTDRPEQFCGMHFFNPPVRMALVEVISGAHTSEETLDAIEQLAEAFDKSPVRVRKDSPGFIVNRILVPLMNEACWLVHDDEATIAEVDATTKFAIGLPMGALELSDQVGNDVGLHVLEYLHEVLGDAYTPCPLLEQKVEEEKLGKKSGEGFYDYEDGGVEIPRDAARDDIETRLLALLANEVGKLVENDVAPVSDIDEAVMLGGGWPDGPAKMTDTAGLETLVETLDELHDETDDPRFEASEGLRNAAEAGGFYGSDDEEAAATYDTINVETLDGHVGHIELDRPHRMNTVSTEMLDELGDAIDQLSEDDDVRAVLVTGAGDKAFSAGADVVSAASNANPLDGIELSKAGQETFGKFEECPMPVVAGIDGYTLGGGMEMATAADLRVASERSTFGQPEHNLGLLPGWGGTQRLANIVGEGRAKEIIFTADHFDAAEMADYGFVNDVVGNDELFDEALALAEKLAAGPPIAQDFTKRAMHAGRDDEDAGLAVESQAFGHLFGTEDLMEGITAFSADRDPEFEGK
- the cysE gene encoding serine O-acetyltransferase; amino-acid sequence: MFTTLREDVRTAMAKDPAAVSALEVVLTYAGLHAVWLYRLAHALWVRDHSLSARLVSHLARFLTGVEIHPGATIGDRLFIDHGMGTVIGETAELGDDVLLYHGVTLGGKSMRREKRHPTLEDGVTVGASATLLGPITVGEDATVGAGAVVADDVPPGTTVVGNPARPVGTEDAANQPDPAVVDG
- a CDS encoding acyl-CoA dehydrogenase family protein, which gives rise to MDFALSDEQRQVREEVRRFAENELKPVATEYDRAEKYPGEIVEKAAEMGLTGSNIPLEYGGAGYDTLTNVILAEELFAADPGIGLCIQSAAFGADAVIGFGTDEQKARFLEPVATGEAVMGAAISEPDSGSDVSSVSTQARKEGDEWVIDGTKMWITNGTVGDYFVVLCETDPDAEGRYNGFSQIVVESDRDGFEAEKITGKLGIRASDTAELLLDEVRVPEENLVGTRGAGFLQLMQFFDETRTGVAAQGVGIARGAAERALEYAKEREQFGRPITEFQAIQHKLAEMYTEIEAARQLTYKSAWSVDHSDDQLTQLASMAKEKASRVAVEVADEAVQIHGGAGYVDDFDVERFYRDAKITQIYEGTTEIQKNIIARELLGKGMV
- a CDS encoding DNA-3-methyladenine glycosylase family protein; its protein translation is MSDSPHETLRADDDLGPLVEAHGELTLDPADDLFERLVVSILRQQVSMASAAATRERLFDAVSVTPEGILAADDQVLRDAGLSRQKTRYVNEVAEAFQRAGYSIAFFEGMSDDAVRAELTGITGVGEWTADMQLLFALGREDVFPVGDLGIRKGFRAVVGDVEDRDAMSAYAERWAPYRSYASLYLWRATEDIAESVDEVDES